AACTCAAACTCCCAAGCAAGTTCACTTTCTCGCACCCCAACTTTTAGTTTTTTTCGAACATGCTGAAATCCTTTCCAAAGAAGGTCCGCGCTTTTTTGAAGAAGGATCAACTCGCTGCGGTCTTTTATCATTCGAACAGCAAGAGTGGGGTGATCAACCCCCTTAAGTGATCGCTTAACAAAGGCTTTTTTAAGCTCTCGATGCGCCGCTACAGTTAGCGAGGTGTCGAACCCAAATGTTTTCGCTTCTCTTAACTTTCTAAGAGATTCATTAAAATCTTTTTCCTTGAGGTTTTTGACCGGATAAGGAGATCCTTTCTTGGCGGTTTCCTTATACCTCCCGTCCACAAAAAGTGTTGCAGTTTTGAGGCTAACAAGAAGCCTTCCTCGAGAAAGATTTAGCCCAGAAAAGTATGCAAGATCCGTCGGATTTTCAATGACAAACCCTTCTACACCCCACTTAGAAAAGTGAGTCCGAAATTTAGCAAGGCGGCTTTTGAAATAGGTTTTCGATCGCGTCATGATTCCAATGAATGACTGTTGGTTTTCCTTTAGGGCAATCATATGGGGAGGTTGTTTTCATCAGCTCTTTTACCATCTGCTTGGCTTCAACAACCGTCCAGCCCTTTTTTTGTGATCTTGCATAAGAAGAGAGAGTGAAAGCAAGTTTTTTCTGCCGCATTTTTTCAGCTAAGCTCTGATCTAGAACCTCAATAAACTCTTCTAAAAGCCCTTGAACCATCCCCTCCTCAATCTCTGGGGAGAGGGCATCAATAATAAATGCTGAATCGCCAAACGGTCGAAGATCCACTCCCATCCCCAGTACTTCCTCTAAATGTCCTTTAAGAATGTCCCCCTCATTTTTAGGAAACTCCAAAGTTATAGGGACCATTAAAGTCTGTAGAGGAGGAGCCTCCTCTTTAACAAATCGATCATAGAGAATGCGCGCATACGCCCCTTTTAAATCGATCAGAAACATTCCTTTGTAGGGACCAGGAGTATTTGGAAGTGAAAAGTAAGAAGAACCATGCGCAATTAAATAGTGATCAAATAAACCAATGACTGCGATTTCTTCTTCAACATAGTCTAATGAGGGAGGGAGAAATTCCTTTTTTTCCTGGAACTTGAGAGGGATAGCAAAGTCCCAACTCCCTTTAGGGTATTCTTTAGGCGGCTCCTTCCCTTGGAAAGACTCCATGACCCCTTTGCGAATCACCTCTTGAATCACACCTTCTTCCCTTAAACGGATTTCCCTCTTTTGAGGGTGCACATTCACATCGATCCACTCAGGTGGCAATGTAAGGTGGAGAACAAAAGTAGGATGAAGACGAGAAGAAAGACGCGTTCCATACCCCTCATAAATAGCACGCGCAATCTGTGGGCAACGGACACACCTTCCATTGACAAAAAGATATTGACCAAGGCGGTTAGTGCGCGCCTCTAAGGGCGACCCAAGAAATCCACTTAAAAAACATCTGTTGTCGGTTTTTTCCACTTTTTTTGCCCGGGTTAAAAACGCCTCTCCCAAAAGAGTTTTCAAACGTTCTTCAATAGCACCCGGGAGGGTATGAATGATTTCTTTTCTATCCGCTATAAATCGGATCTGGATTTCCGGGTGCGACAATGCAAATCGTGTTAAAAACTTCGTGATTTCGCTAAGAGATGCCCCCTGAGTCTTTTGAAACTTCTTCCTTGCTGGAACATTGTAAAAAAGCATCGCTATTTCTACAGTGGTTCCCTCATTCCGAGCTGCAGGATCAACACTCCGAATCTTCCCGCCTTCAGCAACAATTTCTCCGCCTAAGGCACTTCCTTTTTGAGCAGAAACAACTTTCATTTTAGAGATTGCTGCAATTGAGGCCAAAGCTTCCCCACGAAATCCCATGGTCAAAACTTCTTCAAGATCCTCTGCAATGCGGATCTTTGATGTTGCGTGCCTTTCCAAGCTTAGGAGCAAATCATCTCGACTCATCCCACATCCATCATCACTAACACGAATCAAAGAAAATCCCCCTCGCTCAACTTCTATCGTAATTGTAGTGCTCTTTGCATCCAGCGCA
The window above is part of the Candidatus Neptunochlamydia sp. REUL1 genome. Proteins encoded here:
- the mutL gene encoding DNA mismatch repair endonuclease MutL: MPIQILSDQTINKIAAGEVIENPASVVKELVENALDAKSTTITIEVERGGFSLIRVSDDGCGMSRDDLLLSLERHATSKIRIAEDLEEVLTMGFRGEALASIAAISKMKVVSAQKGSALGGEIVAEGGKIRSVDPAARNEGTTVEIAMLFYNVPARKKFQKTQGASLSEITKFLTRFALSHPEIQIRFIADRKEIIHTLPGAIEERLKTLLGEAFLTRAKKVEKTDNRCFLSGFLGSPLEARTNRLGQYLFVNGRCVRCPQIARAIYEGYGTRLSSRLHPTFVLHLTLPPEWIDVNVHPQKREIRLREEGVIQEVIRKGVMESFQGKEPPKEYPKGSWDFAIPLKFQEKKEFLPPSLDYVEEEIAVIGLFDHYLIAHGSSYFSLPNTPGPYKGMFLIDLKGAYARILYDRFVKEEAPPLQTLMVPITLEFPKNEGDILKGHLEEVLGMGVDLRPFGDSAFIIDALSPEIEEGMVQGLLEEFIEVLDQSLAEKMRQKKLAFTLSSYARSQKKGWTVVEAKQMVKELMKTTSPYDCPKGKPTVIHWNHDAIENLFQKPPC